In one Niallia taxi genomic region, the following are encoded:
- a CDS encoding HD-GYP domain-containing protein, with translation MNISVDRLNAGCILTEDVFSMTNRPIITSKTVLTDEHINLLKVFQVKKVEIENTQIDGNLLSELTEANQFIEDDEESFFDKFLYGVSQYKKEFRSWQSGVPLSIPSVRAILLPLLEDLEQYSKEVFSLYHLSNKREYIYQHSVAVGVISALIAQKMGYNKGETIQIAMAGCLSDAGMSKISPGLLTKEEPLTEEEFAEVKRHTSYSLKMLPEHSLLKKETRLAILQHHERLDGSGYPLGNADNKIHPYAKIIAVSDTFHAMTSQRLYRSKQSPFKVLEKLQQDYFGKFDHVVLQALSNSIIQYTIGSTIRLSNGHRAEVVFVEGRSATRPLVKILEDEAIMDLEKNRHLYIEEVLQYS, from the coding sequence ATGAATATTAGTGTTGACCGATTAAATGCTGGCTGCATCTTAACAGAAGATGTTTTCAGCATGACAAATAGGCCAATAATCACTTCTAAAACTGTACTGACAGATGAACATATAAATCTCCTCAAAGTTTTCCAAGTGAAAAAAGTTGAGATTGAAAATACACAGATAGATGGAAATCTTCTTAGTGAATTAACAGAGGCAAATCAATTTATAGAAGATGACGAAGAGAGCTTTTTTGACAAATTTCTTTATGGTGTTAGTCAATATAAAAAGGAATTTCGTTCTTGGCAGTCAGGTGTTCCCTTGAGCATACCGTCTGTCCGGGCAATTTTGCTGCCTCTGCTAGAAGATCTTGAGCAGTATAGTAAAGAAGTTTTTTCTTTATATCATTTATCAAATAAGAGGGAGTATATCTACCAGCACTCAGTAGCTGTAGGTGTCATCAGTGCCCTTATTGCACAAAAAATGGGCTACAACAAAGGGGAAACTATTCAAATAGCTATGGCTGGCTGTTTGAGTGATGCAGGGATGTCAAAAATATCTCCTGGTTTACTTACAAAAGAAGAACCCCTCACAGAAGAAGAATTTGCTGAAGTAAAAAGACATACAAGCTACAGTTTAAAAATGCTGCCAGAGCATTCTCTTCTTAAGAAAGAAACAAGGCTTGCTATTCTCCAGCACCATGAAAGGCTGGATGGAAGCGGGTATCCATTAGGAAATGCAGATAATAAGATACATCCATATGCAAAGATTATTGCTGTATCAGATACTTTCCATGCAATGACTTCTCAAAGGCTGTACAGAAGCAAGCAATCGCCATTCAAGGTATTGGAGAAGCTTCAGCAGGACTACTTCGGGAAATTTGACCATGTGGTTTTACAGGCTTTAAGTAACAGTATTATTCAATATACAATAGGAAGCACTATAAGACTTTCTAATGGACATAGAGCAGAGGTCGTATTTGTAGAAGGAAGATCTGCTACACGACCACTTGTGAAAATTTTAGAGGATGAAGCAATAATGGATTTGGAAAAGAACAGGCATCTATATATCGAAGAGGTACTTCAATATAGTTAA
- the gyrA gene encoding DNA gyrase subunit A, with translation MADMPNSQIKEINISKEMRTSFLDYAMSVIVSRALPDVRDGLKPVHRRILYAMHDLGMHSDKPFKKSARIVGEVIGKYHPHGDSAVYETMVRMAQDFNYRYMLVDGHGNFGSVDGDSAAAMRYTEARMSKIAMELLRDINKDTIDYTENFDGEEKEPVVLPSRFPNLLVNGTSGIAVGMATNIPPHQLGEVIDGVLAVSRNTDITIPELMEIIPGPDFPTSGMIVGRSGIRKAYETGRGSIIVRAKVDIEVKPNGKEVIIVKEIPYQVNKARLVERIAELVRDKKIDGITDLRDESDRNGMRVVIEVRKDANANVLLNNLYKHTAMQTSFGINLLALVDGQPKVLNLKQCLVYYLDHQKVIIRRRTEFELRKAEARAHILEGLRIALDHLDEVIALIRSSRTTDIAREGLMSNFSLSEKQAQAILDMRLQRLTGLEREKIEEEYKELVALIQELKSILADEEKLLDIIREELNEVKERFNDKRRTEIVAGGIENIEDEDLIPEENIIITLTHNGYIKRLPASTYRSQKRGGRGIQGMGTNEDDFVEQLSTTSTHNTILFFTNKGKVYRLKGYEIPEFSRTAKGIPIINLLGVEKGEWVNAIIPVSEFVDDWFLFFTTKEGISKRSPLSSFANIRNNGLIAVNLRDGDELISVRLTDGNKEIIIGTRNGLLIRFPETDVRSMGRTATGVKGITLSSNDEVVGMEVLEEGSEILIVTKNGYGKRTPADEYRIQGRGGKGIKTCNITDKNGPLVSMKAVDGEEDLMLITTGGVLIRMAVNDISTMGRSTQGVKLIKLNESESEFVATVAKVEKEEESETEIPEETADDSVMSEVEETEE, from the coding sequence ATGGCTGATATGCCGAATTCTCAAATTAAAGAAATAAATATAAGCAAGGAAATGCGTACATCCTTCCTGGATTATGCAATGAGTGTCATTGTTTCCCGTGCACTTCCAGATGTTCGGGATGGGCTTAAACCCGTTCATCGCCGTATACTATATGCTATGCATGACTTAGGTATGCATTCTGACAAGCCATTTAAAAAATCTGCTCGTATTGTTGGAGAAGTAATTGGTAAGTACCATCCTCACGGTGATAGTGCGGTATATGAAACAATGGTTCGTATGGCACAGGATTTTAACTACCGTTACATGTTAGTAGATGGTCATGGTAACTTCGGTTCAGTTGATGGAGATTCTGCTGCTGCAATGCGTTATACGGAAGCAAGAATGTCCAAAATAGCAATGGAGCTTTTAAGGGATATAAACAAGGATACAATTGACTACACAGAAAACTTCGACGGAGAAGAAAAGGAACCTGTTGTTTTACCGTCTCGTTTCCCAAACCTTCTGGTAAATGGAACAAGCGGAATTGCGGTGGGAATGGCTACAAATATTCCTCCACACCAACTGGGAGAGGTTATTGATGGTGTTTTGGCAGTAAGCAGAAATACCGATATAACAATTCCTGAATTGATGGAAATCATACCTGGTCCTGACTTCCCGACAAGCGGAATGATCGTCGGAAGATCTGGTATAAGAAAAGCATACGAAACAGGCAGAGGGTCTATCATCGTTAGAGCGAAGGTAGATATTGAAGTAAAGCCGAATGGTAAAGAAGTTATTATAGTAAAGGAAATTCCTTATCAGGTTAATAAAGCTCGTCTAGTAGAGCGAATTGCTGAGCTGGTTAGGGATAAAAAGATTGACGGTATTACAGACCTAAGAGATGAATCTGACCGTAATGGAATGCGGGTTGTTATAGAAGTCCGTAAAGATGCGAATGCTAACGTACTGCTGAATAACTTATATAAGCATACAGCAATGCAGACAAGCTTTGGAATTAACTTGTTGGCGCTTGTGGATGGACAACCTAAGGTTCTTAATTTAAAGCAATGTCTCGTCTATTATTTGGATCATCAAAAGGTTATTATCCGCCGTCGTACTGAATTTGAGTTAAGAAAAGCAGAAGCACGTGCCCATATATTAGAAGGGCTACGTATTGCGCTTGATCACCTAGACGAAGTAATTGCCTTAATTCGCAGTTCCAGAACAACGGATATTGCCAGAGAAGGATTAATGAGCAATTTCAGTCTGTCAGAAAAGCAAGCTCAAGCTATCTTAGATATGCGTCTACAAAGATTGACTGGACTTGAAAGAGAAAAGATAGAAGAAGAATATAAAGAATTAGTGGCTTTAATTCAAGAGCTGAAGTCAATCTTAGCTGATGAAGAAAAGCTGCTCGATATAATTCGTGAAGAGCTAAATGAAGTAAAAGAGCGTTTCAACGATAAGCGCCGTACAGAAATTGTAGCAGGCGGAATTGAAAACATAGAAGATGAAGATTTAATTCCAGAAGAGAATATCATCATTACATTAACACATAACGGTTATATTAAGAGATTGCCCGCATCTACATACCGTTCTCAGAAGCGTGGAGGGCGAGGTATCCAGGGAATGGGAACAAATGAAGATGACTTTGTGGAACAGCTTAGTACCACTTCCACACATAATACGATTTTGTTCTTTACGAATAAAGGGAAGGTATATCGCCTGAAAGGCTATGAAATCCCTGAATTTAGCCGTACAGCTAAAGGTATTCCAATCATTAACCTCCTCGGTGTGGAGAAGGGTGAATGGGTGAATGCTATCATTCCTGTATCAGAGTTTGTAGATGATTGGTTCTTGTTCTTCACGACGAAGGAAGGAATCTCCAAACGTTCTCCGTTATCTTCTTTTGCTAATATCAGAAACAATGGTCTGATTGCAGTTAACTTAAGAGATGGAGATGAGCTTATTTCTGTACGACTAACAGATGGAAATAAAGAAATCATCATAGGAACAAGAAATGGTTTGCTTATCCGTTTCCCAGAGACTGATGTTCGTTCAATGGGAAGAACAGCTACTGGAGTTAAAGGAATAACTCTTTCTTCAAATGATGAAGTTGTCGGTATGGAAGTTCTTGAGGAAGGCTCTGAAATACTTATCGTTACGAAAAATGGTTATGGTAAAAGAACGCCTGCAGATGAGTATAGAATTCAAGGAAGAGGCGGAAAAGGAATCAAAACCTGCAATATTACTGACAAAAATGGACCTTTAGTTTCCATGAAGGCAGTAGATGGTGAGGAAGATCTTATGCTTATCACTACAGGTGGTGTGTTGATTCGTATGGCTGTTAATGATATTTCTACAATGGGCAGAAGCACACAAGGAGTTAAGCTGATTAAGCTAAACGAAAGTGAAAGTGAGTTTGTTGCAACTGTTGCTAAAGTAGAAAAAGAAGAAGAATCTGAAACAGAAATTCCTGAAGAAACGGCAGATGATAGCGTGATGTCTGAAGTTGAGGAAACAGAAGAGTAA
- a CDS encoding YaaC family protein, with translation MYSSYKGWDSFSCFFSAEYSQLFLKKSYKLLHTNEIETKSYQNCYPFIYFLEHGKLYYQQAVNSPINIQPVLLFYGFVHLIKACLLTIDPSYPSSTSVLAHGVSTRKRKKQQYLFFKDEIKIQKNGLFACMSENMFQLPSIEGEKFKMGELLQQIPELSDLFHIFTSSPSFLPVSFSNTEAIIPSKILDSYFMSKDRFQHYLESQLGNPVKNVKTSKTSIEVAFSEPLQPVPPFYYNVLDNKHYIPIEKRSVHLPEILVHYLLLYNLSMIARYEIEWWSELLKTMPNQDYPYIESFLSIAAKKGPQLIYNFLAKKM, from the coding sequence ATGTACAGTTCCTACAAGGGCTGGGATTCATTTAGCTGCTTTTTTTCTGCAGAATACTCCCAACTTTTTCTAAAAAAAAGCTATAAATTACTTCATACAAATGAAATTGAAACAAAGAGCTATCAAAACTGTTATCCATTTATTTATTTTCTAGAGCATGGCAAGCTCTATTATCAGCAAGCAGTTAATTCACCAATTAATATACAGCCTGTTTTGCTATTTTATGGATTTGTTCACTTAATTAAAGCTTGTCTCCTTACAATAGATCCATCTTACCCAAGCAGTACCTCGGTACTGGCACATGGTGTATCTACAAGAAAAAGGAAAAAACAACAATATTTATTTTTTAAGGACGAAATCAAAATTCAAAAGAATGGTCTGTTTGCCTGTATGTCTGAAAATATGTTTCAGCTCCCTTCAATCGAGGGAGAGAAGTTCAAAATGGGAGAGCTCTTACAGCAGATACCTGAACTTAGTGATTTATTCCATATATTCACAAGCAGTCCCTCCTTCCTACCAGTTTCCTTTTCAAATACAGAGGCAATTATTCCGTCTAAGATATTAGACAGCTATTTTATGAGTAAGGACCGTTTTCAGCATTATTTGGAATCACAGCTTGGGAATCCAGTCAAGAATGTTAAAACAAGTAAGACGAGTATTGAAGTTGCTTTTTCTGAACCTTTACAACCAGTTCCTCCCTTCTACTACAACGTCTTGGATAATAAACACTATATTCCAATAGAAAAACGGAGTGTACATCTTCCTGAAATCTTGGTGCATTATTTATTATTATATAATTTAAGCATGATTGCCAGATACGAAATAGAATGGTGGAGTGAGCTTCTCAAGACAATGCCAAATCAGGATTATCCGTATATTGAGTCTTTTTTATCGATCGCAGCAAAAAAAGGGCCTCAACTCATTTATAACTTTTTAGCGAAAAAAATGTAG
- the guaB gene encoding IMP dehydrogenase, translating into MWESKFAKEGLTFDDVLLIPAKSEVLPRDVSLKVELAPNLKLNIPLISAGMDTVTEAEMAISIARQGGMGIIHKNMSIEQQAEQVDKVKRSESGVITDPFFLTPDHQVFDAEHLMGKYRISGVPIVNNNDDQKLVGILTNRDLRFIEDFSIKISDVMTKEDLVTAPVGTTLDEAEKILQKHKIEKLPLINEDGVLKGLITIKDIEKVIEFPNSAKDAQGRLLVGAAVGVTADAIKRVELLVKSQVDAIVIDTAHGHSKGVLDGISDIRNAFPELTIIAGNVATAEGTKALIEAGADVVKVGIGPGSICTTRVVAGVGVPQITAVYDCATEARKHGKAIIADGGIKYSGDIVKALAAGGHAVMLGSLLAGVSESPGETEIFQGRRFKVYRGMGSVSAMEKGSKDRYFQEDNKKFVPEGIEGRLPYKGPLSDTIYQLVGGIRSGMGYCGSKDLQDLREHSQFVKMTGAGLRESHPHDVQITKEAPNYSIS; encoded by the coding sequence ATGTGGGAAAGTAAGTTTGCTAAAGAAGGTTTAACCTTTGATGATGTTTTATTGATACCAGCTAAATCAGAAGTATTACCAAGAGATGTCAGCTTAAAAGTGGAATTGGCACCAAATTTAAAATTAAACATTCCGTTGATTAGTGCTGGAATGGATACTGTTACAGAGGCAGAAATGGCAATATCTATTGCAAGACAAGGCGGAATGGGTATTATCCATAAAAACATGTCAATTGAGCAGCAAGCTGAGCAGGTAGATAAAGTTAAACGCTCAGAGAGTGGTGTTATTACTGATCCATTCTTCTTAACTCCAGATCATCAAGTATTTGATGCAGAACATTTAATGGGAAAATACCGAATCTCAGGTGTTCCTATTGTTAACAACAATGATGATCAAAAATTAGTTGGTATCTTAACAAATAGAGATTTACGCTTCATTGAAGACTTTTCCATTAAAATTAGCGATGTAATGACTAAGGAAGACTTAGTAACGGCTCCAGTTGGTACAACATTGGATGAAGCAGAGAAGATTCTGCAAAAACATAAAATTGAAAAATTGCCTCTTATCAATGAGGATGGAGTCTTAAAAGGCCTTATTACAATTAAAGATATTGAAAAGGTAATTGAGTTTCCTAATTCTGCAAAGGATGCACAGGGCAGACTGCTTGTTGGTGCGGCTGTTGGTGTTACAGCTGATGCTATTAAAAGAGTTGAGCTACTAGTGAAGTCCCAAGTGGATGCTATCGTAATTGATACAGCTCATGGCCATTCAAAGGGTGTTTTAGACGGCATAAGCGATATTAGAAATGCTTTCCCTGAATTAACTATTATCGCTGGAAATGTGGCAACTGCTGAAGGTACAAAGGCACTTATAGAAGCAGGAGCAGATGTTGTAAAGGTAGGCATTGGTCCAGGATCAATCTGTACAACAAGAGTTGTTGCTGGTGTGGGTGTTCCACAAATCACTGCAGTATATGATTGTGCTACAGAAGCTAGAAAGCATGGCAAAGCCATTATTGCTGACGGAGGAATTAAATACTCTGGAGATATCGTTAAAGCATTAGCAGCAGGCGGACACGCAGTAATGCTTGGAAGTTTACTTGCAGGTGTATCTGAAAGTCCTGGAGAAACGGAAATATTCCAAGGTAGACGCTTTAAGGTATATAGAGGAATGGGATCTGTGTCTGCTATGGAAAAAGGTTCAAAAGACCGTTACTTCCAAGAGGATAACAAAAAGTTCGTTCCAGAAGGCATTGAAGGCCGTCTACCATATAAAGGACCACTTTCTGATACTATTTATCAATTGGTAGGTGGAATTCGTTCAGGAATGGGATATTGTGGTTCTAAGGACCTTCAAGATTTGAGAGAGCATTCACAATTTGTAAAAATGACTGGTGCTGGATTAAGAGAAAGTCATCCACATGATGTTCAAATTACAAAAGAAGCTCCAAACTACTCTATTTCATAA